The stretch of DNA TGCATTATAAGTCTCGTTAAAGACTATGTTTCCTTGCGAATCTTCGACAATATATTGCGCGGTAACTATGCATGTGTATTCGTATAACAAAGTTAGCGCTATAATGGGGAAAAGGCTCTCTTCGACCACCTCGTAAAGGAAGACCCCGGCTCCTAATTCGGAATGACCCGTTACGATGGCGACAAGTAATCCGGTAGTTATCCCGGTAAAGATGCTCCATGCGATAACGGAGCCTCGGATTTCACCCATATCCTTTATTTCTATTCCGACAGTGTAGTTAGGATTATCGATCGGCTCCGAACGTATGTTCGATTCAAAGAGTTTATTATTTAAATTTAACTTAATCCATTTTCCAAACTTCAGCTTTTCTTTCTCGATTCTTTCGATATTCTGTTTCTCACCTTTTGGAGCCTCCGTTAACGTGTGCAAGCTGTCGATTTTTATCGAAATGTAAGGATCTTTTAGAACGACTATGATCGGAACTGTCTTATTTTCCTGCTCTCCGTGGATCGTGTTGATTGAACAATTAGGATAGAATATAAGCGGAAGACATAGGGCTAAAAATAATTTCATGCGTTTCCAGAATTTCAACGGACCCGATACTTTTCAAATAAATTCGCTTTCTTTAAATTAGCTTCAAGTCAGAATCGCATCGAAAAATCAAAGCAACGAGTCCCGGTTCGTTGTCTCAATTGGGTTCTTTCGGATAGACGACGAGAGGCTTGTTGTCTTCGATGATACTCCCTTTTTGCAAAATGTTTTTACGCAAATCCTTAGATAGATTACTCGTCCCTATAAAAGTGTTCCCGTCAAAAAAAGATAATTTTGAGGATATCCTTTTTCGGACGATCATATCGTTGATTTTTTTCGAAGTCAAGGTCTCAAAGTTATGCCTTTGAGACGCTAAGAGAAAACCCCAGGTAGTATAGAAAGAGGGAATAAAGACCGAATAACTTAGGACATGCTTGAATGCGGTAGCCAAAGACCTTCGTATCACTGCGTGCTCCGACCAATCGGCTGGCGTAAGTTCCAGAGCCTGAATCGCGATAATTCCATCCTTCTTTAACTTAGAAGAGCAGATGGAATAGAATTGCTTTGAATAGAGATTTAGGATCGGATCGAATTTCTCCTCGACTCGTTCTCCAAAGCTCGATGTTAAGTCCAGTATTATTACATCAAAGCGTTCGTTCGTGTCTTCCAAATACTTACGGCCGTCTTCGAAGACTAAATTTACTCTAGGGTCCTGAAAAGCTCCCTTATGCCAATTTTGCATTCTTCGGGAAAATAATTGAACCAACTCCTGATCGATGTCGACCATCGTAACCGATTTAATCGTATTATATTTCAGTACTTCTCTTAACGTAGCGCCCTCTCCACCTCCGATTATCAAAATATGTTCTGTTTTCCGATTCAATAGACAAGCGGGATGAACCAAGGATTCATGATAAATGTATTCGTCTTGCCCTGCGGATTGTAATTCACCGTCGATAATTAGAGTTTCGCCGATCGACGGCAGTTCAACAAATTCTACTCTTTGAAACTTGGTCTTTCCTGAAAAATAGGTCTTTTTTTTGCGGTAGAAGTGAATTTCGTTTTCGTCGTAATAATCCATTATCCAGGATTTTGTGTTGATTTCCAAATGCGCGCTTCCTCAAGAAATTGCCTCGTAATTTTTTTTGAAGCAATTTCTTTGAATTATTTTTGTTTGAAAAAAAAATAAGATCGATATAACCTTCTTTCTTTGTCGCTTAACGATAAATTCGGCCTCCGTCGGGGCCCACCTTGTTAGTCGAAGATTAGCATTTTTGGAGCGATAGTAAATAGGTATCTTCCACATTTGCGGGATTTACTTATTCGTTTACCAATAGGGGATTTTTTAAGGATTAGTAATGACAGAGTCCGTCTTATGAAGAATAACTTCAGGCTAATATCGGGTTTATACCTTCTGTATATCGCGTTCGTCGTTATATGGATAGGAATGGAACTCCTTTCGATCGAGCGCATCCCGCTCTTTAAAACCGAATTTTTTATCCCAGCTAATTTCATCGAGGTGCTTTTGGGAATATCCAGTATAGTTATTTTTGTAAATTTATATTTAGAATTATCGAATGCAAGGAAGTTAATCAAGGAAGCTGAGATAAGTTTGAACAGACAGACTAAGAAATTGAATTTTCCGAGAGGAACCCAGCTTGGAGAGGAATTTTGGAGTTCGGTAAAACGCCAGTTCAGTCGATGGGAGTTAACTCCCTCGGAACAAGAACTCGCCAAATATTTGTTGAGAGGCTTTTCGAATCCGCAGATTGCCGCCATTCGGAAAAAAAGTCTAAGAACTATAGAGAATCAGACTCTTTCCATTTATCGCAAGACCGGTATGACGGGTAAGCTGGAATTCATCGCTTACTTTATAGAGCCGTTATTACCTGAAGAAGAGGATGATTGAAAGTGAGCAGAAGACAGAGGTCAGAGGACTG from Leptospira inadai serovar Lyme str. 10 encodes:
- a CDS encoding methyltransferase domain-containing protein, giving the protein MEINTKSWIMDYYDENEIHFYRKKKTYFSGKTKFQRVEFVELPSIGETLIIDGELQSAGQDEYIYHESLVHPACLLNRKTEHILIIGGGEGATLREVLKYNTIKSVTMVDIDQELVQLFSRRMQNWHKGAFQDPRVNLVFEDGRKYLEDTNERFDVIILDLTSSFGERVEEKFDPILNLYSKQFYSICSSKLKKDGIIAIQALELTPADWSEHAVIRRSLATAFKHVLSYSVFIPSFYTTWGFLLASQRHNFETLTSKKINDMIVRKRISSKLSFFDGNTFIGTSNLSKDLRKNILQKGSIIEDNKPLVVYPKEPN
- a CDS encoding helix-turn-helix transcriptional regulator gives rise to the protein MKNNFRLISGLYLLYIAFVVIWIGMELLSIERIPLFKTEFFIPANFIEVLLGISSIVIFVNLYLELSNARKLIKEAEISLNRQTKKLNFPRGTQLGEEFWSSVKRQFSRWELTPSEQELAKYLLRGFSNPQIAAIRKKSLRTIENQTLSIYRKTGMTGKLEFIAYFIEPLLPEEEDD